The genomic interval AGGGGCCTCCTCTTGGCCCTCTGGTACATGAAGGGCTTCATGACGGGGTCAGGCAGGAGCGGCGCCGACCTCCTCAGGGGGCTCCGGTCGCGCTCCCCGGACTTGGCCGCCGCCGCCGCGGCGACCGTCTGCTGTTCGGCCAGAACCTGCTGGCCCTGAGCGAAGTAGTGCGCCCTGGCCGCCTCGAACAGCGCCGTGGGGTCCGCGGTGGCTCCCATGGCGCCCATGGCCCCCATGTGTCCGTAGGCCGGCGAGGCGGCGCCGTAGAGGGCGGGCGCCATGGTGTAGGCGGGGTTCACGGCGGCCTGCATCTCCATGCCGGAGGCGGTCAGGTAGACCGGGTGGTTGGCCATGGCGGGGGCGTAGACCGGCGTTGAGTAGGCGGCAGCCGCTGCGGCAGCGGGCGAGGTCATCTGGCCGTAGATGCTCGGGGTCATGGAACCGTACACCTGGGAGGCGCCCTGGCTCAGCGCCGCCGCCTGATTGGCCGCGGCCACCGTCCCGTACAGCTGATTGGCCACGGACTGGCCGTACACCTGCGTGGCCAGGGCGCCGTACACGGCCTGGTTGACGGAGGAGCCATCGTTGCGCGAGCCGCCGCTGAGGCCCGTCAGCGCGGCGTAGGTGGGGTCGAAGGTCGACGTGTTGTACACCGAGTTGTGGACGCTCTGCTggacctggagggggaggcccGCCGCCGCGGCCGCCGCAGCCGCCAGCACGGCCGCCTGGCTCTGGTACTGCTCCAGGGACGGCTTCCCCACGGGGCACTCCCCGGCGTAGTGGCCCTGCTTGCCGCAGCTCACGCAGGGGATCTTGCCCGTGGGCGTCTGCTTGGAGGGCTGGACCTTGGAGAGCTCCACGGAGAGCGGGCGTCCCTTGAAGGAGGTTCCGTGCAGGGCCTCGATGGCCTGGAGGGCCTCTTCCTTGTTCTCCATGTGCACGAAGGCGTAGCCTGCGGAAGACGAGAGCCTGGCTGTCATTGAGCGCAGGGACAGCAGTTAGAACCACGAGGCatgccgcgcacacacacacacacacacgcacgctactGTTCTATATCAACAGTCTAGCACATCTAACACTGACGCGCTGTGTATAGACAGATACTATCAAGTCTacactcgctcactctctcgctctctttttccctcgcAAACACAGAGTTTACACAGCTAAACACACAAGTGTCTTTCCTGCTGCGTAAACATGCATTTAGGTTCAAAGTTCCTTCTATTTAGCTCGGTAAACACATTCTTTAAGTCTAAGGGGGAGTTAATCACATACTCCTCCGTAACATACAGCTCTGCTCTTtacgacaaacaaacacacacaaaaaaaaatggGGTTGAAAGTTTCGGGGCTCACCTTTGACCTTGTCACACTCCAGAACTTTGCCGAAGGTCTGAAACAGTTCTTGAAGGTCCTCTGTTGTGCACATGCCACtgaggttccccacaaacaccttGGTGGAGTGGAGGGGTCGTCCCCGGgactcctccaccaccaggtTGCGCCCGCGGAACTCGCGTCCGTTGAGTTCGCGGATGGCGCGCTCGGCAGCGCCCTCGCCCTGCAGGTGGACGAAGGCGAACTGGCGCAGCACGCTGCAGCTCACCACCTGGCCGTACGCTTCAAAGATGGCCGACAGCTCTTCCTGGGTAGTGTCCAAcgccaggttccccacaaagaGCTTTACCGTGTTGCTCTTGTCCATGGCGCTGGGGCTacgggagggggtggagagagtggataagggagaaaagagaggataatgagagaggaagatatGGGAGAGATGTTACATCTCAAAAGTAGTATCTAACTAAACATTGAGAAGTGACATTTTGTAGATCCTGTAAGGTTTAGAGGCTAATCTAGGACTAGGACGCTTCCCCAATCCACACTCTGGTGAAGATGTGACAACATTCAGGACAGGTTACAGTTACTGTCGTCATGTTCCTCACACCTGTCCATGTTTTATGTATTTCAACAAACGTCTAATGGCTTGATGAAACAAAACTAAGAAACAACATACAGGACGTTTCTTACTGACAGCAATCAGCAAGTCGTAACCTGCTATGGTTTCACTTTAAGAGAGGTTTTGCAATAAAGCTATA from Osmerus mordax isolate fOsmMor3 unplaced genomic scaffold, fOsmMor3.pri Scaffold_183, whole genome shotgun sequence carries:
- the rbm14b gene encoding RNA-binding protein 14b isoform X4 yields the protein MDKSNTVKLFVGNLALDTTQEELSAIFEAYGQVVSCSVLRQFAFVHLQGEGAAERAIRELNGREFRGRNLVVEESRGRPLHSTKVFVGNLSGMCTTEDLQELFQTFGKVLECDKVKARLSSSAGYAFVHMENKEEALQAIEALHGTSFKGRPLSVELSKVQPSKQTPTGKIPCVSCGKQGHYAGECPVGKPSLEQYQSQAAVLAAAAAAAAGLPLQVQQSVHNSVYNTSTFDPTYAALTGLSGGSRNDGSSVNQAVYGALATQVYGQSVANQLYGTVAAANQAAALSQGASQVYGSMTPSIYGQMTSPAAAAAAAYSTPVYAPAMANHPVYLTASGMEMQAAVNPAYTMAPALYGAASPAYGHMGAMGAMGATADPTALFEAARAHYFAQGQQVLAEQQTVAAAAAAKSGERDRSPLRRSAPLLPDPVMKPFMYQRAKRRPLLPTPAGRAAEEAAEAAEDPMARYYAEYYQQYQQYQQYQQYQQLQQLQQLQQYPQFQYAYPPPSSVAALSGMPGQQVATLDALRPVVPAAAVAAAMATPRVFPAPAGHDAPVRGGGKT
- the rbm14b gene encoding RNA-binding protein 14b isoform X2, whose product is MDKSNTVKLFVGNLALDTTQEELSAIFEAYGQVVSCSVLRQFAFVHLQGEGAAERAIRELNGREFRGRNLVVEESRGRPLHSTKVFVGNLSGMCTTEDLQELFQTFGKVLECDKVKGYAFVHMENKEEALQAIEALHGTSFKGRPLSVELSKVQPSKQTPTGKIPCVSCGKQGHYAGECPVGKPSLEQYQSQAAVLAAAAAAAAGLPLQVQQSVHNSVYNTSTFDPTYAALTGLSGGSRNDGSSVNQAVYGALATQVYGQSVANQLYGTVAAANQAAALSQGASQVYGSMTPSIYGQMTSPAAAAAAAYSTPVYAPAMANHPVYLTASGMEMQAAVNPAYTMAPALYGAASPAYGHMGAMGAMGATADPTALFEAARAHYFAQGQQVLAEQQTVAAAAAAKSGERDRSPLRRSAPLLPDPVMKPFMYQRAKRRPLLPTPAGRAAEEAAEAAEDPMARYYAEYYQQYQQYQQYQQYQQLQQLQQLQQYPQFQYAYPPPSSVAALSGMPGQQVATLDALRPVVPAAAVAAAMATPRVYEPPLPPPRKEAVLRRPELSLHTPEPPFR
- the rbm14b gene encoding RNA-binding protein 14b isoform X3 → MDKSNTVKLFVGNLALDTTQEELSAIFEAYGQVVSCSVLRQFAFVHLQGEGAAERAIRELNGREFRGRNLVVEESRGRPLHSTKVFVGNLSGMCTTEDLQELFQTFGKVLECDKVKARLSSSAGYAFVHMENKEEALQAIEALHGTSFKGRPLSVELSKVQPSKQTPTGKIPCVSCGKQGHYAGECPVGKPSLEQYQSQAAVLAAAAAAAAGLPLQVQQSVHNSVYNTSTFDPTYAALTGLSGGSRNDGSSVNQAVYGALATQVYGQSVANQLYGTVAAANQAAALSQGASQVYGSMTPSIYGQMTSPAAAAAAAYSTPVYAPAMANHPVYLTASGMEMQAAVNPAYTMAPALYGAASPAYGHMGAMGAMGATADPTALFEAARAHYFAQGQQVLAEQQTVAAAAAAKSGERDRSPLRRSAPLLPDPVMKPFMYQRAKRRPLLPTPAGRAAEEAAEAAEDPMARYYAEYYQQYQQYQQYQQYQQLQQLQQLQQYPQFQYAYPPPSSVAALSGMPGQQVATLDALRPVVPAAAVAAAMATPRVPACVCSSHRPRPVPWLPD
- the rbm14b gene encoding RNA-binding protein 14b isoform X5, producing the protein MDKSNTVKLFVGNLALDTTQEELSAIFEAYGQVVSCSVLRQFAFVHLQGEGAAERAIRELNGREFRGRNLVVEESRGRPLHSTKVFVGNLSGMCTTEDLQELFQTFGKVLECDKVKARLSSSAGYAFVHMENKEEALQAIEALHGTSFKGRPLSVELSKVQPSKQTPTGKIPCVSCGKQGHYAGECPVGKPSLEQYQSQAAVLAAAAAAAAGLPLQVQQSVHNSVYNTSTFDPTYAALTGLSGGSRNDGSSVNQAVYGALATQVYGQSVANQLYGTVAAANQAAALSQGASQVYGSMTPSIYGQMTSPAAAAAAAYSTPVYAPAMANHPVYLTASGMEMQAAVNPAYTMAPALYGAASPAYGHMGAMGAMGATADPTALFEAARAHYFAQGQQVLAEQQTVAAAAAAKSGERDRSPLRRSAPLLPDPVMKPFMYQRAKRRPLLPTPAGRAAEEAAEAAEDPMARYYAEYYQQYQQYQQYQQYQQLQQLQQLQQYPQFQYAYPPPSSVAALSGMPGQQVATLDALRPVVPAAAVAAAMATPRVAI
- the rbm14b gene encoding RNA-binding protein 14b isoform X1; the protein is MDKSNTVKLFVGNLALDTTQEELSAIFEAYGQVVSCSVLRQFAFVHLQGEGAAERAIRELNGREFRGRNLVVEESRGRPLHSTKVFVGNLSGMCTTEDLQELFQTFGKVLECDKVKARLSSSAGYAFVHMENKEEALQAIEALHGTSFKGRPLSVELSKVQPSKQTPTGKIPCVSCGKQGHYAGECPVGKPSLEQYQSQAAVLAAAAAAAAGLPLQVQQSVHNSVYNTSTFDPTYAALTGLSGGSRNDGSSVNQAVYGALATQVYGQSVANQLYGTVAAANQAAALSQGASQVYGSMTPSIYGQMTSPAAAAAAAYSTPVYAPAMANHPVYLTASGMEMQAAVNPAYTMAPALYGAASPAYGHMGAMGAMGATADPTALFEAARAHYFAQGQQVLAEQQTVAAAAAAKSGERDRSPLRRSAPLLPDPVMKPFMYQRAKRRPLLPTPAGRAAEEAAEAAEDPMARYYAEYYQQYQQYQQYQQYQQLQQLQQLQQYPQFQYAYPPPSSVAALSGMPGQQVATLDALRPVVPAAAVAAAMATPRVYEPPLPPPRKEAVLRRPELSLHTPEPPFR